In Capra hircus breed San Clemente chromosome 5, ASM170441v1, whole genome shotgun sequence, the DNA window GTGGCAATACCTGTGCAGTATCAGGTTCTACATGTTAAAACGCTGGATTGATCTATCACTGGTTGGTTGATGAAAACAGCAAACAGAGACAGAGTGCCTTAAGATGCCACCAAAGTAAACTTTATAGCACTGAAAATGCTTTACAAGTTAATTTATACCCTGACACAAGCAATCATCTGCACTTGATAAACACATCTGGGTTTCTGTAATAATTATCTGACATAATGGTatactgaaagaataaaatagttgAGTTACCTGAACAAGAGAAAGAATCCATAAATTTCAAAGATCATGCCTATCAAAGGCGAACCAATCAGGACCACAAACACACCACCCAGGAAAAATCCTGTAGCtttcactttatgtttttggaaGAAGAATCTGAATGTTCTTTCTAAACCAATTACAAAAGCCAAGCCAGCCACAAATAAAACCTgcaagagaaggaaaatgcaaCATAGTTAAGCAGTTAAATGCACTGTATATGCTTGAAAAGGATGGTCAAAGATAAATATGATAAATGTTTAAGACATGTGCCTTTTAATGTGGCCAACTGGCCAGAGAAGGCCACCAATGCACACAAGAGGCAGGACCATGTTAAAGTGGTGGTTACATCCCACTCTGTTCAGCCCTCTTCTGTTGTGATCtgatgaagaaaagggaagtaAAGACAAATGAGGCATTACCCATGGGTGTTTGCGCCTGCAGTGGTTTCCCCAGGTTTAGCCAGATGGCGACAGCTTTGTCAATTTACAAGATGAACCGGAAGGCGAAAGAGAGTAGGTGCCTGTAAAATATCAACTGAAGGGACTCCCGGTTCTGAAAACTTTTACCAGGACCGATAGGAGATCCTACAGATGGGAGAAAACCTGACATGGCCCATTTGGTAGTAGAAGAAATCACACAAACCCAGGAGGAAGATCCTAGTTTTATTAATTCCAGAAGTCTGGGAGCAGCTGATATGAAATACAGCTGTGCCTTCTCAAATATATTCTGTATGTTTTCAGACAATGGACAAGAGATGGTGGTCAACTAAAAACTTGTTTTCTTCCAGGTTTTATTCCCAAATACTTGCCTTTCTTCATTACTGTACTTTAGTGaaaaatatttcacacaaatgtttATTAAGCCTAATGTTTAAGTTTCACATTCTGAGATGCCACTGCTGTTGATGTTATTGTTTATTAAAACATTAATTCTGAACAATTTTGTTATCCTTTGTATTTTCCAACATCCAATTAAAAGTCCGATGTTAATATACGCTTTGAAACTATTCCATCCTTAGTGACTTTAGTGCCCTCTTAGGAggattactgggcttccctgggggctcagaccataaatccctgggttgggaagatcccctggaggagggcatggcaaccaactccagtattcttgcctggagaattccatggacagaggaccctggctacAGTCCTAAGCGGGGGCactacgagtcggacatgactgagcagctaacacttttttCAAGAGGGTTACTAATTTCTAGGGCTCTTGCACAGCCTTCACCACAGATAAGAGAGTACACATTCCAAATAAACAATATACACAGCTTTCTCAGCAGGCCAATTATTAATAGaggtatatattttaaaggttGAAGTGGTTTAAAAAAACTCTTCATCTTATGCTATTGAAGTAAATGTTAAATCTCAGATATTTCAAGTCAAAACGACATGAACAAATTTACCAAGACGTGGGGCTATGAAATCATCTACTTTCAACTACTCAGAGGTGGTCTTGATTTTACTCTATTGTAAATCACATATCAAAATATTTAACCGAGCAGTTACGGGATTAGAAAACCTCATTAAGTGTTTACCTTTTGTTTAAACAGTAAGCTTGCAAGTTTCATCCCTGatggaaacagaaaatgtaaCAGGAATCTTCATATGAGTAACAGTGAATTATCTTCCCCTGGTTTTACAGCTGGCAATAATTCATTTATATTAAGTTAAAATTTCATTATGAATGTAGTTAAAATATATGGTGAAACACTCACATTTCCAATAGCCAGTAGCGCTTTGTCAAAAAAGAGGAtcattccaaagaataggaagaacaCTCCAAATCCTGTTAATCCCATTCCAATTTCTGCAACAGAAGTCATACAGTTAAGGGTAGAGCAAAAGTAAAGTTACATTCAGATCCCTGTAAACTAggaaaaaattttcagtttttcttttgacTGATAAGGAAACATGGGTCCCAACACTGCAGGTTAACTTATGATGACATTCTTTATGAACTATAACAAATTAAATTAACATCAGCAAATTACTCTCAAATTTAAAATGAGTTAAGAATTTCTGTTCCTTAAATGAAACAGAAGACTTCTCACAAACATACCCATAATAGAGAAAGATGAATCAGGATTCTAAACCTTTggttatgcatttttttttccctcccaagaAACCTTCTGGCTTCAGACATAAGTATATGGGTTTACTTTTACTCTTtgtcccctcttctccttttatgtTTCAGGACTAGTATTTATATGCACAAGACCTGCAGTTTCTTCTTAAAATGCTGAACCTACCAGAAATGCTACAGGACGTCAGTACAACAGACCGCTCTATTATGCACTGCTTCTCACAATGGCAACACGAGAAATTCTGAGAATCAAGTAGCTGTCTCCTCTAAAAGTTAATATTCAGAAGGTGAGGCATCACTTTGACTTCCTGATGGTTTGTCATGCATTTATCTACTATAAGTCTCTCTCAACTATGCACCTATTCACACATTTAGTCTCAGTCCTAAAACCATCTCTCCAACACTGTCTTACCTAATATTAACATTCTGGGTCTTTACTTCTTCACTCAGAAACAAAAAATTGTTTATCCACTCCTAGATGTTGGCAACTGTTCCAGGCACTGAGTATAGAGTAGTGGAAAATATAAGCTTTTAAGGCTCTATTTACTCTTTATATAAAACTAATAATTTTATTGCCTTTACATTTCCTAGACTTATCTGTACTTCTGAAGAGTCTTAACTTTCTATGGGTACAGTTGTACTAGTCTGTTAATGTTGCAAAGCACAATCCATGAAATTACTTCCTTGCTCATTTTAGTACAGCTTGCAGGAAACCAGTCACCAATCCTTACTTTAACCTAGCAGCACTACCTGCAGAAAACAATGGATCTGAACTGAAACTGCCATATTTGGggaaatactattttaaatacaCAGTAGTGATTTCTGATCTGTTACCTCAGCTCCAGAAAGCTAAAATCTAAGTCACAGCTCCTTAAAAATTTAAGCCATGTAAAATGTTCCAATGAGTTGAAAATTTACATGTGTCTTCTTCAACATCCTCAACTTCAATTTATAGTTAATGACTGCCTCCCATTCCAGCTACCTTTTTCTCTGAGAGTTAGACTAAAAGaattcaggttcagttcagttcagtcactcagttgtgtctgactctttgtgaccccgaggactgcagcataccaggcttccctgtccaccaccaactcccggagcttactcaaactcatgttcatcgagttggtgatgccatccaactatctcatcctctgttttaccggttttcctccagccttcactctttcccagcatcagggtcttttcgaatgagttggctcttagcatcaggtggccaaagtactgaagcttcagcatcagtcctttcaatgaatattcaggactgatttcctttaggattgactggtttgatctgcttacagtccaaggaactctcaagagtcttctctaacaccacatttggaaagcatcaatttttcggtgctgctcagctttctttatggtccaactctcacacccatacatgactactggaaaaatcacagctttgactatatggatctttgtcagcaaagtaccTGTCCATAAATACATTGGAAAGTGTACACCACGGACATAAATTCTCATGAAAGTTGGAAGCTGATACTTTCATGCTTAAATGCTTCAGGAGAATTTACCAAAATAACTATTCAGATGTCAGGCATAATTTCTGAGAGAAAAATATGGACAAATGAGCAAGTAACATTCCATTAAGTAACTATTTAGTAGTTAAGATTTAATCACTGGCAGCTGGGTTACTTAAATACAACCCATTTCTATTTTTTCACAAGTTGTCCTAATGATAACAGAGACGTGTCGAGATGTTTGTTCTTCAGAAAGGAAATTATATGGCAATAAACATACTATATACTGAGAATTTACCATGAATTGGCCATTATGAAGTGCTTCACATCTCTTACAGAacttatttctcccagtaatatTGCAAGGTAGGTATCATTAGAgatggaggaaactgaggtttagagaatTGACttcatttgcccaaagtcacacatctGGATAAGCATTTGAACTCAGGTCTATTTGAATCCAAAGTCCCTGTGCTTAACCATCATGCCATACTGCTTCCCAAAGGATCTCCCTCCCCCGAGTTAAATACATCAGATTAAATGAAACTCAAAGGTATTGGGATATGCTGAACTTCTGGGAGAAGCATCTTTAGGTGATTCAAGTTTAATATAATCAGCTTGTTACTAACATAATGTCAGTTATGTTATTAAAAACTGcagtgaaaaagaaagacaatgtatACGGTGTTACATTTAATGA includes these proteins:
- the GOLT1B gene encoding vesicle transport protein GOT1B, encoding MISLTDTQKIGMGLTGFGVFFLFFGMILFFDKALLAIGNVLFVAGLAFVIGLERTFRFFFQKHKVKATGFFLGGVFVVLIGSPLIGMIFEIYGFFLLFRGFFPVVVGFIRRVPVLGSLLNLPGIRSFVDKVGESNNMV